The nucleotide sequence AATCTGGCTGAGCGGCCCGAATTCCGCCAGGCCAAGGCCACGGGACGATTTTCCGTGGGCGAGTATGCCATAGGCAAGGTCAGCGGCGTCCAGGTGCTGCCTTTTGCCTATCCCGTTTACGGCGCCTCAGGCGAACTCTCGGGGGTGCTCATCGTCACGGTCCGGTTGCAGGACATCGCCACGGTTTTCGATCAATCCATGATGCCAGCCGGTTCCTTTGTCGGGTTGACCGATCGCGAGGGCCGGCGCCTGTATCGCCATCCGCCGTCCGCGCAAGCCCCAGTGGGCAAGCCTATCGCCCGTGATGTCTGGGACCGCATTCGGGCAGACAATGGCCAGGCGGTTTTCTCCGCTGTCGCCACCGATGGCGTCCGGCGCATATTCGCCGCCCACAGCGTGGCCTTGTCCGAGCAGGAACAACCCTATCTCTCGATTCTCGTGAGCATCCCGGAATCTATCGCCTTTGAGGCGGCCGACGCCGTCACCGGCCTCTGGCTGGGCTGGGCCGGCGCGTCCCTGCTCTTGGCTACGGCCCTGGCCTGGATCGTCGGCCGTTTTGGCATCCACGATCCTCTGGTGCGCATTGTCGAGACGGCCCAACGTCTTGGCGGCGGCGATCTCACCGCCCGGTCGGGCCTGACCGGGGGCCGGGGAACCCTCGGTCGGCTGGCCCAGGCCATGGACCGCATGGCCCAAAACTTGGAAGAAGACCGAGCCGAACTGGTGGCGGCCCGGGACGCCCTGGCCCGGGAGGCCCTGCGGCGGCAGACGCTCATGGACTCCAGCGACGACGGCATCGTGGTCATCGACAGCGAACATCGGATCGTCGAGGCCAACCGGCGGTTTGCCGAGATGCTGGGCTACGAGCAGGACGCGGTGGTGGGCATGTTGACCTGGGACTACGAGGCTGACTGGGACGAGGCGGCCATTCGCAGCAGTTTCAACAATCCCTTGGCGGTCAGGACGGTTTTCGAATCCCATCATCGGCGCAAGGACGGCTCGGTTTTTCCGGTGGAGGTCAGCGTCAACGGCGTCGCCATCCAGGGCGAATTCTACTTTGTGTCCGTGGCGCGCGATATTACCGAACGCAAGGCCGTGGAACAGGCGCTGCGGGACAGCGAGGAACGCTACCGGGCGCTTTTCGAAAACTCCCTGGACGCCATTGCCTTGATTGAAGGAGCGCCGCTGCGGTTGCAGTGGGTTAATCCGGCTTTTTGCAAGTTGTTCGGGCTTTCGGCCGAAGACGCCTACGCCCTGTCGGCCGAAGAGCTCTGGAGTCTCGCCCATCCGGACGATCGCCGTTTGCTGCGGCCGCGCCTGGAAGATCGGCTGCGGCAGGGACTGGACCTTGGCCGGGAATGTTACCGGATCGTGTGCGGGGATGGCCGGACGCGCTGGGTCGAAATGACGGGGCGTCGGCTTGGCGGCGAAAGCGCATCGACGCACATGACCATCTATCACGACATTACCGAAGAACAGGAGCGGGCGGCCCTCCTGGCTGCGGCCAAGGATCAGGCCGAGGCCGCCAGCCGGGCCAAAAGCGAGTTTCTGGCCAACATGAGCCACGAAATCCGCACGCCGATCAACGGGATCGTGACCATCCTTCAGCTCATGGTCGCCTCGGGGCTGACCGAGGAGCAGGCCGACCAGGCCCGCATGGCCCTGGCCGCCAGCCGTCGCCTGACCAGGCTGTTGTCCGACATCCTGGACATCTCCCGGGTCGAGGCCGGCAAGATGGCCATTGTCCAGGCGCCGTTCCATTTGCGCCGAGCCATGATGGAAGTCCGCGAACTCCTGTTGCCGGCCGGCGATCCGCCGGGCGTCACCTGCACCGTTTCCATCGATGACGCCGTCCCGGAAATCGTCATCGGCGACGTTACGAGGTTCCAGCAGATTTTAACCAACCTGCTCGGCAATGCGCTGAAGTTCACCGCCAGCGGAACGGTGTCCGTCACGGCCGTGGCCCAGCCGGATGCCTCGGCCGGCCATCCCCAGGTGCTGTTTTCGGTGGCCGACAGCGGCGTGGGCATCCCCAAGGACAAGCTCGACAGTCTCTTTGCGCCGTTTACGCAGGTCGATCAGGGCTATCGCCGCGACTACCAGGGCGCGGGCCTGGGGTTGGCCATCTGCAAACGTCTGGTCGGACTCATGGGCGGTTCCATCGGCATCGAGAGCGAGCCGGGCCAGGGCGTGGTCGTCCATTTCAACCTGACGTTTGGCCTGCCTTCCGACGTGTTGCCGCAACCGGCCGCCCTGCGTCCACGGGCAACGGTTACCGACCGCCTCAACCTCTTGCTGGTCGAGGACGAGGCTCTGGCCCGCCTGGCCATTCAAGGTATGCTGCGCCGGGAGGGCCACGACGTCCGTACGGTGGAAAACGGCCGCGAAGCCTTGACGTTGCTCGCCCGGGAGCCGTTTGCCCTCGTGCTCATGGATGTCCAGATGCCGGCCATGGACGGCCTGGAGGCGACGCGGCGCATCCGGTCCGGCGAGGCCGGCCTCGCAGCGGCGCGAACCCCTATCGTCGCCATGACGGCCTACGCCATGCAGGGGGACAAGGAACGCTTCCTGGCCGCGGGCATGGACGGCTACGTGACCAAGCCCGTGGAACTCGGCGAACTGCTGGCCGTCATCGATCAGGTGCTGTCGCACCGGGAGCGCAGCGGGACAGCCCCCGGCGCGGCCGAAAAATGATTGGTCTTTTCGGATGAAGCGTATAGACAAATAGTTGGAAATGCATGGCGCGGCTGGGAGGCCGGGCATGGGGAGTGGAGCTCATGGTGCGATGGCTGGGACTTGGGGCGGTGCTGGTGGTGGCGGCATTGGCCGGAGCGGGCGTCTGGTGGGGATTGTCCAACGGCAAGCCCAAACCCTGCCTTGATCCCCTGGGCTGCGTGGAAATCGCGCCCGGCGGGGCCATTCGCCTGGGCGTCATCCAGGCCTTGACCGGCAAGGTCGCGCCCATCGGCCAGGACCAGTTGCGCGGCCTGGAACTGGCCCTGGACCGCAAGGGCGGCCGACTGCTCGACCATCCCGTGGAACTGGTCATTGAGGACACCGGCTGCCGCCAGGAGGGCGGGGCCAACGCGGCCCTGCGTATCGTCTCCGACCCTTCGGTGGTGGCGATTTTCGGCACCACCTGCTCCGGCGACGCCGCCGCCGCCGCCCAGGTCATGACCGAGGCCGGCCTGTCCATGATCTCCGGCAACAACAGCGCTCCCTTCCTCACCTCCGTCGGCGGCAAGCGCGGCCCCAAATGGCAGCCCGGCTATTTCCGCACGTCGTCCAATGAAGAGCATTCCGGCCCGGCCGCCGCTCGTTACGCCTACGAGGGCCTGGGCGTGCGCGCCGTGGCCATGGTCCATGACGGCGACATCTACACCCGGGGCCTGGCCGAGGGATTTCGGGCCGAGTTCGAACGCCTGGGCGGCCGCACCGTGCTGTTCGCGGCTGTGGACAAAGGCGACGCCAACATGCGCCCGCTTCTTGAGGCCGTGGCCGCCTCCAAGGCCGAATTGCTCTTTTTCCCGCTCTTCCAGCCCGAGGGCAACCACGTGCTGCTCACTGCCCGGGCCATGCCCGAACTGGTCGGCGTCAAGCTCATGAGCGACGGCGCGCTCATTGAAAAAAGCTTTATCGAGGCCGTCGGCGAAGCGTCCAAGGGCATGTATTTCGTCGGCCCCACCCCGCCGGCCCCCGGGCCGGCCCTGGACGCCCTGCGCACCCAGTACCAGGCCAAGTATCGGGCCACGCCGGCCACGGACTACTACGCCAGCGCCTTTGACGCCGCCGGCATCCTGTTCGCCGCCATAACCAAGGCGGCCGTGCCCGGCAAGGACGGCTCCCTGGTCATCGGCCGCCAGGCCCTGCGCGACGCCCTGGCCGCCACCGCCGACTATCCGGGGCTGGGCGGAAAACTCCGTTGCGACGGCTTTGGCGACTGCGCCATCCCGCGCTTCAACGTGCTGCGCATGGACGATCCCGCCCAGGGCGTGGCCGGACTGACCGCCAACGTGGTCTTCACGTACTCCCCTCGTTAGGGCTCCGGCATGTCGTTTCGCGCATTGTGGGACAATCAGGGCATCACGACCAAGCTGCGGCTGTCGTTTGCCGTGCTGTTCGCCATTTTCCTCATGGGCGTCGGGGCCGGCTTTGTGGGGCTGGCCGTGGTGCGGGGAGCCGAGGCCGACATCGTGGCCAACCTGGAGCTGCGAAACGGCGTTTTGGAGATGGAAAGCCAGCTTGAACGCGCCCGCCGGCTGTACCGGGATTTTCTGCTCCAGGTGCCTCTCGTCGGCTTCGCCCAGGCCCAGGAGCGCTACGGACAACCGGCCCTGGCCGCCGCAGCCCGGGTCATTGCCTTAAGCGAAAACCTCCGCCGGGCCATGGCCGCCATGCCCGACGGCAGCGACATGGCCAAGCGCAAGATCGACATGCGCTTTTTCACGTCCACGGCCAAGCGCTTCTCCCAGACGCTGTTAAGCGAAAATGAACTGGTCATCCTGGTGGCCGATCCCGAGACCGGCCTCGACGTCCAGATGAACGCCGCCGTGCGCCAGCTCGGCGTGAGCCTGAAGGGTTGGGACGAACTGGCTTTTGCCGTTCGCGAAATCAGCGTCCTCATCCAGCAGTATCAGCTGTCCCGGCAGCGGCCGGTCATGCAGACGGCGGTCAACAAGGTCGAGGCCCTGCGCCGGCTCATCGCGGCCACGCCAGGGCTGGAGACCGCCCGCAAGACCGAGGCCCTGCGGCTGTGCGACACCTTTGACAAGGTCGCCGCCAGGCTCATGGACACGGCTGTGTCCATGAGCGCCAACGCCAACGATTTTGCCCTTCAGGCCCGGGCCGTGGACCCCATTGCCGAGGATCTGCGCCGCATCACCGCTGTGGAAGTGGAGCGGGCCAAGGGGCGCATCGGCTGGGCCACCAGATTGGCCGGCGGCATTGTGCTGTTTTCGGCGCTGCTCGGCCTTGGCTGCATCTTCTGGGTCGCGCGGCTGCTTCACCGGGCCGTGACCAACCGCATCGTGGAACTCACGCGCTATGCCGGCAACGTCCGCGACGGCCACTTCGGCGGGGCCATCGACATGGCCGGTTCCGACGAAATCGGCCTGCTTGCCCGGGCCCTGGCCGACATGAACGGCCGGATCCACGATCTGGTCGGCGGCCTGGAAGACAAGGTGCGCCAGCGCACCCTGGAACTCGACGCCAAGAATCGCGAACTCGACGCCAAAAACCAGGCCCTGGCCGTCCTGTCCCTGACCGACCGCCTGACCGGCCTGTGCAATCGCCGCCGCCTTGATCAGGTCCTGTCCGGCGAATGGCGGCGCGCCCATCGCTACGGCACACCCTTTTCCGTCATCATGATCGATCTCGACAACTTCAAGGACGTCAACGACACCTTCGGCCACGCCGTGGGCGACGCGGTCCTTTTGCGCGTGGCCGACATCCTGCTGGCCGTGGTGCGCGAAACCGACGTTGTCGGCCGCTTTGGCGGCGAAGAATTCCTGTTGGTGTGCCCGGAAACCACCGTGGAAGACGCCCGGGTTCTGGCCGAGGCCCTGCGCCGGGAACTCCAGGACACCGATTTTCCCATCGTCGGGCGCATCACCGCCAGCTTCGGCCTGGCCGACTACGAGGCCGATCCCGGGCCGGCCGCCCTGGTGGCCCGGGCCGACAAGGCCCTGTATCGGGCCAAACAGAGCGGCCGCAATCAGGTCATCGTGGCCCCGACCACCGCCGCCGTCAGCCGGACCCAGTAGCCGGGCCGCCCCGCCCCGCCGCGCGCAGGCCCGGCGAGCGGCAACCTTCCGGCATCGTCCATCCTTCGTCGCGCCGTTTGACGCCCTGCCCGGCATTGTCTACCTAAAGCGGCCATGAGCGTTTGCACCATCAATCTTCGCGGCATTTCCAAGGCCTTTGGCGTGCGCCAGCTGTTTTCCGGCATCTCCATGGCCGTGGCCGAGCGGGAGCGGGTGGGCCTGGTCGGCCCCAACGGCTCGGGCAAGTCCACGCTGCTCAAAATCATGGCCGGTCTGGCCGGGGCCGACAGCGGCGAGCGCACCTTGCGCCAGGGGGCGCGCCTAGCTTACGTGGCCCAGCACGACACCTTCGAACCGGGCGACACCGTGGAAGGCGTGCTGTCCCGGGCCGTGGAGGCCGCCTTCGGCCGGGCCGAGGCCGTCTCCGGCGGCCGGGTCGCGGCCCTGGCCGGCCGCATGGGCTTCACCGACCCTGCCGCCCTGGTCGAGTCGTTTTCCGGCGGCTGGCGCAAGCGCCTGTCCATCGCCAGGGGCCTGGCCGGCGAACCCGACGTGCTGCTCTTGGACGAGCCCACCAACCACCTGGACCTGCGCTCCATCCTTTGGCTCGAACAGTTTCTCTCCGGCGCGCCCTTCGCCTTCGTGGTGGTCAGCCACGACCGGTTTTTCCTGGAAAACGTCTGCACCCGCACCGTGGAGCTCTCCAGCGCCTATCCCGACGGCGTGTTGTCCGTGGACGGCCCCTACAGCGCCCTGGTCGAGGCCCGCGAGGCCTTCATGGAGAGCCAGGGGGCCTTGGAACGGTCGCTGGCCAACAAGCTGCGCCGCGAGGTGGAATGGCTGCGGCGCGGCCCCAAGGCCCGGGCCACCAAGGCCAAAGCCCGCATCGACGCGGCCGGGGTCCTCAAGGAGAATCTGGCCGCCACCCAGGCCCGCAACCGGGCCGCCCTGCGGGCCGGCATCGATTTCAGCGCCACCGGCCGCCAGACCAAACGTCTGCTCGTGGCCGAAAACCTCGCCCGCAGCCTGGGCGGCCGGGAACTCTTCGCCGACCTCGACCTCGTGCTCTCCCCGGGTACGCGCCTGGGGCTGGTCGGCCCCAACGGCTCGGGCAAGTCCGCCTTGCTGCGGCTGCTGGCCGGCGAGGACAAGCCCGACGCCGGCCGGGTGTCCACCGCGCCGGGCCTGTCCGTGGTCGCCTTTGACCAGAAGCGCGAACAGCTCGACAAGGACCAGACCCTGCGCCGCGCTTTCACCCCCGACGCCGACAGCGTCATCTACCGGGGCCAGCCCGTCCACCTGGTCACCTGGGCCAAGCGCTTCGCCCTGCGCCCGGAACAGCTCGACCTGCCCGTGGGCCTGCTGTCCGGCGGCGAACAGGCCCGGGTGCTCATCGCCCGGCTCATGCTGCGCCAGGCCGACGTGCTGCTCCTGGACGAACCCACCAACGACCTCGACATCCCCACCCTGGAGATGCTGGAGGACAGCCTGATGGACTTCCCCGGCGCGGTGGTGCTCGTCAGCCACGACCGGTCGCTTATTGACCGGGTGTCCACGGCCATCGTCGGCCTGGACGGCCAGGGCGGCGTGGAAGTCTTCGCCGACTACGCCCAGTGGGAAGAAGAGTTCCTGGCCCGGGAGCGCGCCGAGGCCCGGGAAGCCAAGGCCCGCGAGGACCGGCCGGCCAAGGCCAAACCCAAGGCCGCGACACCGGCCAAGAAACTCAGCTTCAAGGAACAACGCGAATACGACGGCATGGAAGCGGCCATCCTCGAAACCGAGGAAGCCCTGGAAGCGGCCCGCGCCGCCCTGGCCGATCCGGCCGTGGCCTCCGACGGCGTTGAACTGGCCCGACGCCTGGAAGCCGTCCAGACCATGGAGGCCGAAGTGGCTCGGCTCTACGCCCGCTGGGAAGAACTGGCTGCCAAGATTGCGTAGGGGAGGAGGGAAGATGCCTCCGGCGGCCGGGGGGCTAAGCCCCCCGGACCCCCTGCCTGGGAGAAGTTTTAAAGGGGCGTGCCGGGGGTGATTGGTCAGGCGTTTGTTGGCGAGGCGGTCAGGAGATCGACGTAGGCTCCGGCGATAAGCGCCGTTTCGTCGATGCCCAGGGACGCCATGAGCCGGCGGGCTTCGGCCAGCCCCGACGCCTCGGCCTCGCCCTCGGCCAACACCACCTCCAGCTCCACAAAATCCCCCAGCCCCTCCACCCGGTCCAGATGCACCCGGGTGCGGCCGATCAAATACAAGGTGCGCTCCTTGCGCACCCGTCCAGCCGCGCCCAGGGCCTGCCCCAGCACCCGGCGCAGCTCCGCCGGCTCGTCCGTTCCCGCGATGTCGTACCACGAGGCCTTTGGGCCGCAAGCGTCCGGGCGCTGGTAGAAAATCAGTTCGCCACGCCCTGTGGCGAATTCCCGCAGCTTCAGCCGGCCCTTGGCGCACGGAAAAAACGTG is from Solidesulfovibrio magneticus RS-1 and encodes:
- a CDS encoding PAS domain S-box protein yields the protein MLRLPGSIRLNLILVVLGGVLPVLGVVLGSGWERREHEIVHVGQTTMRLAQYYAHQQASETARLRAVLAGLAAEPAVREKNIPACTALFRDVLVGNPNCVNFALMDADGEALASALPFTRQNLAERPEFRQAKATGRFSVGEYAIGKVSGVQVLPFAYPVYGASGELSGVLIVTVRLQDIATVFDQSMMPAGSFVGLTDREGRRLYRHPPSAQAPVGKPIARDVWDRIRADNGQAVFSAVATDGVRRIFAAHSVALSEQEQPYLSILVSIPESIAFEAADAVTGLWLGWAGASLLLATALAWIVGRFGIHDPLVRIVETAQRLGGGDLTARSGLTGGRGTLGRLAQAMDRMAQNLEEDRAELVAARDALAREALRRQTLMDSSDDGIVVIDSEHRIVEANRRFAEMLGYEQDAVVGMLTWDYEADWDEAAIRSSFNNPLAVRTVFESHHRRKDGSVFPVEVSVNGVAIQGEFYFVSVARDITERKAVEQALRDSEERYRALFENSLDAIALIEGAPLRLQWVNPAFCKLFGLSAEDAYALSAEELWSLAHPDDRRLLRPRLEDRLRQGLDLGRECYRIVCGDGRTRWVEMTGRRLGGESASTHMTIYHDITEEQERAALLAAAKDQAEAASRAKSEFLANMSHEIRTPINGIVTILQLMVASGLTEEQADQARMALAASRRLTRLLSDILDISRVEAGKMAIVQAPFHLRRAMMEVRELLLPAGDPPGVTCTVSIDDAVPEIVIGDVTRFQQILTNLLGNALKFTASGTVSVTAVAQPDASAGHPQVLFSVADSGVGIPKDKLDSLFAPFTQVDQGYRRDYQGAGLGLAICKRLVGLMGGSIGIESEPGQGVVVHFNLTFGLPSDVLPQPAALRPRATVTDRLNLLLVEDEALARLAIQGMLRREGHDVRTVENGREALTLLAREPFALVLMDVQMPAMDGLEATRRIRSGEAGLAAARTPIVAMTAYAMQGDKERFLAAGMDGYVTKPVELGELLAVIDQVLSHRERSGTAPGAAEK
- a CDS encoding GGDEF domain-containing protein, giving the protein MSFRALWDNQGITTKLRLSFAVLFAIFLMGVGAGFVGLAVVRGAEADIVANLELRNGVLEMESQLERARRLYRDFLLQVPLVGFAQAQERYGQPALAAAARVIALSENLRRAMAAMPDGSDMAKRKIDMRFFTSTAKRFSQTLLSENELVILVADPETGLDVQMNAAVRQLGVSLKGWDELAFAVREISVLIQQYQLSRQRPVMQTAVNKVEALRRLIAATPGLETARKTEALRLCDTFDKVAARLMDTAVSMSANANDFALQARAVDPIAEDLRRITAVEVERAKGRIGWATRLAGGIVLFSALLGLGCIFWVARLLHRAVTNRIVELTRYAGNVRDGHFGGAIDMAGSDEIGLLARALADMNGRIHDLVGGLEDKVRQRTLELDAKNRELDAKNQALAVLSLTDRLTGLCNRRRLDQVLSGEWRRAHRYGTPFSVIMIDLDNFKDVNDTFGHAVGDAVLLRVADILLAVVRETDVVGRFGGEEFLLVCPETTVEDARVLAEALRRELQDTDFPIVGRITASFGLADYEADPGPAALVARADKALYRAKQSGRNQVIVAPTTAAVSRTQ
- a CDS encoding ABC-F family ATP-binding cassette domain-containing protein — its product is MSVCTINLRGISKAFGVRQLFSGISMAVAERERVGLVGPNGSGKSTLLKIMAGLAGADSGERTLRQGARLAYVAQHDTFEPGDTVEGVLSRAVEAAFGRAEAVSGGRVAALAGRMGFTDPAALVESFSGGWRKRLSIARGLAGEPDVLLLDEPTNHLDLRSILWLEQFLSGAPFAFVVVSHDRFFLENVCTRTVELSSAYPDGVLSVDGPYSALVEAREAFMESQGALERSLANKLRREVEWLRRGPKARATKAKARIDAAGVLKENLAATQARNRAALRAGIDFSATGRQTKRLLVAENLARSLGGRELFADLDLVLSPGTRLGLVGPNGSGKSALLRLLAGEDKPDAGRVSTAPGLSVVAFDQKREQLDKDQTLRRAFTPDADSVIYRGQPVHLVTWAKRFALRPEQLDLPVGLLSGGEQARVLIARLMLRQADVLLLDEPTNDLDIPTLEMLEDSLMDFPGAVVLVSHDRSLIDRVSTAIVGLDGQGGVEVFADYAQWEEEFLARERAEAREAKAREDRPAKAKPKAATPAKKLSFKEQREYDGMEAAILETEEALEAARAALADPAVASDGVELARRLEAVQTMEAEVARLYARWEELAAKIA
- a CDS encoding branched-chain amino acid ABC transporter substrate-binding protein, giving the protein MVRWLGLGAVLVVAALAGAGVWWGLSNGKPKPCLDPLGCVEIAPGGAIRLGVIQALTGKVAPIGQDQLRGLELALDRKGGRLLDHPVELVIEDTGCRQEGGANAALRIVSDPSVVAIFGTTCSGDAAAAAQVMTEAGLSMISGNNSAPFLTSVGGKRGPKWQPGYFRTSSNEEHSGPAAARYAYEGLGVRAVAMVHDGDIYTRGLAEGFRAEFERLGGRTVLFAAVDKGDANMRPLLEAVAASKAELLFFPLFQPEGNHVLLTARAMPELVGVKLMSDGALIEKSFIEAVGEASKGMYFVGPTPPAPGPALDALRTQYQAKYRATPATDYYASAFDAAGILFAAITKAAVPGKDGSLVIGRQALRDALAATADYPGLGGKLRCDGFGDCAIPRFNVLRMDDPAQGVAGLTANVVFTYSPR
- a CDS encoding class IV adenylate cyclase, which encodes MARNIEIKARLTDRTRVEAAAAALADGPAELIRQDDTFFPCAKGRLKLREFATGRGELIFYQRPDACGPKASWYDIAGTDEPAELRRVLGQALGAAGRVRKERTLYLIGRTRVHLDRVEGLGDFVELEVVLAEGEAEASGLAEARRLMASLGIDETALIAGAYVDLLTASPTNA